The DNA sequence TCAGCCCGTCGGGCAGCACACCAGGGAAGTCCAGGCCGAAGTAGCCGATCGACGGGTTGATACCGGCCGTTCCGGTCAGCGAGACGCCGTTGGAGGTGCTCATGTCGATGCCGCAGCCGATCTGGTAGCCGACCTCGAACACACCTTTGGGCGACGAGCCGTCGCCGCTGAGCGCGCCGTTGTAGACGCCTCCGACCACGTACTCACGCGACGAGATCGCGGTGGTCAGCGGAGCGACCGGCATCTGCACTTCGTCTTTGGCTGAGATGGTCAGGGTCCAGCCGTCCGGAGACTTGGTGGTGGCCGGCCCGGTGGACTCCACCCGGCCGTCATCGACAGGCGGGTC is a window from the Mycolicibacterium anyangense genome containing:
- a CDS encoding MspA family porin — translated: MLLVGGLLSAAPAWADPDATAPDAAQPVAAAADPPVDDGRVESTGPATTKSPDGWTLTISAKDEVQMPVAPLTTAISSREYVVGGVYNGALSGDGSSPKGVFEVGYQIGCGIDMSTSNGVSLTGTAGINPSIGYFGLDFPGVLPDGLSPGLGANIGGGITVGLKPGIINIVPVTKKEYKGSAPWVSISNFHVKIDGCVGESFIRSYATLTKSTDEGDAILSWYGVTKKI